A genomic window from Candidatus Thorarchaeota archaeon includes:
- a CDS encoding phosphoribosyltransferase, producing the protein MSWDYVDRKDAGEILAQRAVEAGVDESSLILAIPNGGIAVAAPIAEATGASLSLIIVRKMQIPYNPEAGFGALTSFGTMILNDQLLARLDLSEQQIEEARRKTEKQIERRREAYGEYLEDISPENRHVVLVDDGLASGYTMLAAVRSVREQKPESISVLVPTASDSAVDRVKPVVDELICPRIETGFVFAVANAYRDWHDLPDEEVIEILEEFTAH; encoded by the coding sequence ATGAGCTGGGACTATGTAGACAGGAAAGATGCCGGTGAGATACTAGCACAAAGGGCTGTTGAAGCGGGCGTTGATGAATCCAGTCTAATTCTGGCAATTCCTAATGGCGGAATTGCAGTTGCCGCTCCTATCGCAGAAGCTACCGGTGCATCACTTAGTCTAATCATAGTACGAAAGATGCAAATCCCATATAATCCTGAAGCTGGATTTGGTGCCCTGACTTCGTTTGGTACGATGATTCTCAACGACCAATTACTTGCAAGATTGGACTTGTCTGAACAGCAAATAGAGGAAGCCAGGCGCAAAACCGAAAAACAGATTGAGCGGCGACGAGAGGCCTATGGAGAGTATCTTGAAGACATAAGCCCCGAAAACCGCCATGTTGTTCTTGTTGATGATGGTCTAGCATCAGGCTATACCATGCTCGCAGCTGTTCGTTCAGTCCGGGAACAGAAACCCGAATCCATTTCGGTTCTTGTTCCAACAGCTTCCGATAGTGCTGTAGACCGTGTAAAACCAGTTGTTGACGAACTAATATGTCCGCGAATTGAAACAGGTTTTGTATTTGCTGTTGCGAATGCCTATCGGGATTGGCATGATCTTCCTGATGAGGAAGTAATAGAAATACTGGAAGAGTTCACAGCCCACTGA
- a CDS encoding DUF4445 domain-containing protein, with the protein MVKQTRLVPITKNTLVVFEPAGLRISAPQEATVLETARSGGLHIASECGGKGTCGSCKVILQPVPAPTRNDLQCLSKEEIAQGYRLACQHTPVNGMRVIIPQNIAEAKILTETKPSSRAIVPDSGLQGKIGFAIDIGTTTIVVYMMELGSGIQITQAAALNPQIAYGEDVMSRITYAMNKEDGLETLRDKVVGRVNRLISELCESQSVDHEDVVRYSFVGNTAMHHLFLGLEVANLGLSPYNPTISSPLKKRAHDVGLTANTEAEAYFAPNLAGFVGGDTVGFILSQELHKSDKVSLGIDVGTNGEIVVSKKGELFCCSAAAGSAFEGATIRDGMRGQKGAIEYISIESPEEPPKLTVIGDITPRGICGSAIVDIVVELRENELLDSTGRLTSGNRIEEHEDFGRLYVIAEERELGSNRRIVFTQKDVRQVQLAKAAIRAGIQILMQEAEIGVDDLRGIYLAGAFGNYIRPSSALKLGLLPPVDESMVIPVGNAAGDGAKRLLLSENERKAVKEFAERVRYVELANHDDFTETFTGAMSI; encoded by the coding sequence GTGGTAAAACAAACAAGGTTGGTGCCAATAACGAAAAATACCCTAGTAGTTTTCGAACCAGCAGGCTTACGCATTTCTGCCCCACAAGAAGCTACCGTGCTTGAGACGGCACGGTCAGGTGGACTGCACATTGCATCTGAATGTGGAGGGAAGGGGACATGTGGTAGCTGTAAGGTGATACTGCAACCTGTTCCAGCTCCAACTCGTAACGACCTTCAATGCTTAAGCAAGGAAGAAATCGCACAGGGTTATCGTCTCGCTTGTCAACACACACCTGTTAACGGTATGAGAGTGATTATTCCCCAAAACATAGCTGAAGCAAAAATACTGACGGAAACCAAGCCAAGCTCTCGGGCTATAGTACCAGATTCCGGACTCCAAGGGAAGATAGGATTTGCAATAGACATAGGAACAACGACAATAGTTGTGTATATGATGGAGCTTGGGAGCGGAATCCAGATAACACAGGCTGCTGCGCTCAACCCCCAGATTGCATATGGCGAAGACGTGATGTCAAGGATTACCTATGCCATGAACAAAGAAGATGGGTTGGAAACACTGAGAGACAAGGTAGTTGGACGGGTGAATAGACTGATTTCTGAGCTGTGTGAATCACAATCAGTTGACCATGAGGATGTGGTCAGATATTCCTTTGTTGGCAATACAGCTATGCACCATCTCTTCCTAGGACTTGAAGTAGCGAATCTAGGACTATCACCATATAATCCGACAATCAGCAGCCCTCTCAAAAAGAGAGCCCATGATGTTGGGCTAACAGCAAATACTGAAGCAGAGGCGTATTTCGCTCCAAATTTGGCGGGATTTGTTGGAGGAGATACAGTTGGTTTCATTTTGTCTCAGGAACTCCACAAGAGCGATAAAGTCAGTCTTGGGATAGATGTGGGCACAAACGGAGAGATTGTTGTATCCAAAAAAGGGGAGCTCTTTTGTTGTTCCGCTGCTGCAGGCTCAGCTTTTGAGGGAGCAACGATTCGGGATGGAATGCGTGGGCAGAAAGGGGCAATAGAGTACATATCAATAGAATCCCCAGAGGAACCCCCAAAGTTGACTGTAATAGGGGATATAACTCCAAGAGGAATCTGTGGATCCGCCATAGTTGATATTGTTGTTGAACTGAGGGAGAATGAGCTTCTAGATTCGACAGGTCGGTTAACAAGTGGGAATCGAATAGAAGAGCATGAGGATTTTGGGAGGCTGTATGTGATTGCAGAAGAGCGAGAACTAGGAAGCAATCGAAGGATTGTCTTCACACAGAAAGATGTAAGACAGGTTCAGCTAGCCAAGGCTGCAATCAGAGCAGGCATACAGATTCTTATGCAGGAAGCTGAGATTGGTGTTGATGATTTGAGGGGCATTTACCTGGCCGGTGCTTTTGGAAACTACATCCGACCATCAAGTGCATTGAAACTAGGGCTACTACCTCCGGTGGACGAATCAATGGTGATACCAGTCGGTAATGCTGCAGGGGACGGGGCAAAGCGATTGTTGCTTTCTGAGAATGAACGGAAAGCAGTAAAAGAATTTGCAGAACGAGTAAGATATGTGGAACTAGCAAATCATGATGATTTCACTGAGACTTTTACCGGTGCTATGTCGATATAG
- the larE gene encoding ATP-dependent sacrificial sulfur transferase LarE encodes MNDTTKAKFNKVREILQGKKVLVAVSGGVDSSVLASIAAESAQEAVFLTVDSSIVTAPDRKNLENFAEILGTEPVTIEFDWIAHENLANNPPERCYNCKRKLASLWREEAKSRGLDMVIEGTNASDLDKHRPGIKALKEFGIRSPLAEGGITKREIREYAAAHNLPAADSPSSTCLATRFPSGTEITQERLEKIEAAEGIIRHLFDVQCVRARYHGDLVRIEVGHGERENLFDSAKLDVLHRKLKNLGFEYITMDAYGYQSGSMA; translated from the coding sequence ATGAACGATACAACTAAAGCAAAATTCAACAAAGTTCGAGAAATTCTCCAGGGGAAGAAGGTATTGGTTGCTGTGAGTGGTGGAGTCGATAGTTCAGTACTTGCAAGTATCGCCGCCGAAAGCGCACAAGAGGCTGTATTTCTCACTGTTGATAGTAGTATAGTAACTGCTCCTGATCGTAAAAACCTTGAAAACTTCGCTGAAATCCTTGGGACTGAACCAGTTACTATTGAATTCGACTGGATTGCACACGAGAATCTTGCTAACAATCCCCCTGAACGCTGTTATAATTGTAAGAGAAAACTTGCGTCTCTCTGGAGAGAGGAGGCAAAAAGCAGAGGGCTTGATATGGTCATAGAAGGTACCAATGCCTCCGATCTTGACAAACATAGGCCAGGCATCAAAGCACTGAAGGAATTTGGTATACGATCTCCACTTGCGGAGGGGGGTATTACAAAACGCGAGATAAGAGAATACGCAGCTGCACATAACCTACCAGCTGCAGATTCTCCTTCCAGTACCTGTTTGGCCACCCGCTTTCCGTCGGGCACAGAGATTACTCAAGAACGCCTTGAAAAAATTGAAGCCGCAGAAGGGATCATAAGACATCTCTTTGATGTTCAGTGTGTTCGGGCACGTTATCATGGGGACTTGGTCAGAATCGAGGTTGGACATGGTGAGAGAGAAAATTTGTTTGATTCTGCGAAATTAGACGTACTTCATAGAAAACTCAAGAATCTTGGATTTGAGTATATCACAA
- a CDS encoding histone deacetylase, with translation MFEEFDYGRKHPLRKGRFFEAYDFLNEEGFLGASQVSTIEAEPISEELLTKIHSQEYISFVQQVSESGEGDIDIDTPGFKGIYDNARIQCGATMMAVTSTMNGDFDHCISPTGGFHHAKFSEGGGFCIFNDIAAAVEVLKNSGTERILIADFDAHHGNGTQEYFYEDSSVMQISFHEDPEWMYPHDGYIKDIGDNDGEGFNVNMPFPMDSGDEVYLYAFERLVPPLIEAFDPQVIIYLPGFDNHYLDPLTHMVLTTKPIEHIAHYLHDTAHDLSEGNLIALGAGGYNADAYRWGLGVVFSELSGYVYTPPPQKPPFEDNKETWDIVKERVSKVKDLVFPIHGL, from the coding sequence ATGTTTGAGGAATTTGACTATGGCCGCAAACATCCTTTGCGCAAAGGGCGATTTTTTGAAGCATATGATTTCCTCAACGAGGAGGGATTTCTTGGCGCATCCCAAGTCTCCACAATTGAAGCTGAACCTATCTCTGAGGAATTGCTTACCAAAATCCATTCACAGGAGTACATTTCATTTGTACAGCAGGTTTCAGAAAGTGGAGAAGGTGATATCGATATAGACACGCCTGGCTTCAAGGGTATATACGATAATGCACGCATACAGTGCGGTGCAACCATGATGGCGGTCACCTCGACAATGAATGGGGATTTTGACCATTGCATCTCTCCTACTGGTGGGTTTCATCATGCCAAATTCAGTGAAGGTGGAGGATTCTGCATTTTCAATGATATTGCTGCGGCTGTTGAAGTCTTGAAGAATTCAGGAACGGAGAGGATTCTGATTGCTGATTTTGATGCTCATCACGGCAATGGTACGCAGGAGTATTTCTATGAGGATTCGTCAGTTATGCAGATCTCTTTCCACGAGGATCCTGAATGGATGTATCCTCATGATGGGTATATCAAAGACATAGGTGACAATGATGGTGAAGGATTCAACGTGAACATGCCATTTCCAATGGACTCTGGTGATGAAGTCTACCTCTATGCTTTCGAGAGACTAGTGCCGCCTTTGATTGAAGCTTTCGATCCGCAGGTGATAATCTACCTACCTGGCTTTGATAATCACTATCTTGACCCTTTGACCCACATGGTGCTTACTACGAAGCCTATCGAACATATTGCCCACTATCTACATGACACCGCACATGATCTCTCTGAGGGGAATCTCATTGCCCTTGGTGCAGGCGGCTACAATGCAGATGCTTATCGTTGGGGATTGGGGGTCGTCTTCTCAGAGCTCTCGGGGTATGTTTATACTCCCCCTCCACAGAAACCCCCCTTCGAAGATAACAAGGAGACTTGGGATATCGTTAAGGAACGCGTTTCGAAGGTGAAAGACCTAGTTTTTCCAATTCACGGATTATGA
- a CDS encoding PAS domain-containing sensor histidine kinase, with translation MTNNEEDSEPIRDFVSEDEVLRTMIDNTHDGIVIIGEDGKFEYVNREACRIFGGTEEDLVGLDFRKKLVEEDKELVSKRFALRREGVEFPSVYRFHIERKNGTPVLVETRVELAKDDEGNVKTIGHVLDVTERERDKRTLREIQRRNRILVETMNEGLTMDDEDGRIVFVNDAFCDMLGYEREDLIGEKWLSFTRNQDEEMAARKTMNRKKGNTERYELVWEDSQGEDVPTIISATPYFDQSGEYVGSFAVVTDVSLIKEMEKTQRFYLDLLTHDIANQLQVIMTAAGLIDCDLPRYYVHEARDDILESIELCNRLITKVKRGSQLRDLPRTKVNLSDVFHERIRVLKRVHSVEVFTEGLDEDIYVLADELLSEMLWNLLENAARHNPKPEKKVWIEVDVLDDSVEIAVADNGPGISDSRKKELLDTTKRRRGVGLMLVSQMVKKHDGSMRIEDRVPGKVSEGAKFVLTLPLAQD, from the coding sequence ATGACTAACAATGAGGAAGACTCTGAACCAATCCGGGACTTCGTATCTGAAGATGAAGTACTACGGACAATGATAGACAACACTCATGATGGAATAGTCATTATCGGTGAAGATGGGAAGTTTGAGTATGTAAATAGAGAAGCATGTAGAATCTTCGGCGGTACCGAGGAAGACCTTGTTGGACTTGATTTCAGGAAAAAACTCGTGGAAGAAGATAAGGAACTAGTATCAAAACGATTTGCTCTTCGGCGAGAGGGCGTTGAATTTCCGTCTGTATACAGATTTCATATTGAACGCAAAAACGGAACCCCTGTCTTAGTAGAAACTCGTGTAGAACTGGCAAAGGACGATGAGGGTAATGTGAAGACTATAGGTCATGTTCTTGATGTCACTGAACGGGAGCGAGACAAGCGCACATTGCGAGAAATTCAGCGTCGAAACAGAATTCTTGTCGAGACGATGAATGAGGGCCTAACCATGGATGATGAGGACGGGAGGATTGTATTCGTCAATGACGCATTCTGTGATATGCTTGGCTATGAGCGGGAGGATTTGATTGGCGAGAAATGGTTATCCTTCACACGCAATCAAGATGAAGAGATGGCTGCGAGAAAGACAATGAACCGGAAGAAGGGTAATACAGAACGGTACGAACTTGTTTGGGAGGACAGCCAAGGTGAAGACGTACCTACGATTATCTCAGCAACCCCCTATTTCGATCAGAGCGGTGAATACGTTGGATCATTTGCAGTAGTGACCGATGTTAGTTTGATTAAGGAAATGGAAAAGACCCAACGTTTCTATCTTGATTTGCTTACCCATGACATAGCTAATCAGCTTCAGGTTATTATGACTGCAGCTGGCTTAATTGATTGTGACTTACCCCGTTACTACGTCCATGAAGCCCGAGACGACATCTTAGAGTCGATAGAACTCTGTAATCGTCTAATTACCAAGGTCAAGCGTGGAAGTCAGTTGAGAGATTTGCCAAGGACCAAAGTTAATCTTTCCGATGTTTTTCATGAACGCATACGTGTTTTGAAGCGTGTGCACTCTGTTGAGGTCTTTACCGAGGGTCTAGATGAAGACATCTACGTCCTTGCGGATGAGTTGCTGAGTGAGATGCTGTGGAATCTTCTTGAGAATGCTGCCCGTCACAATCCTAAGCCTGAGAAGAAGGTGTGGATTGAAGTTGACGTCTTAGACGATTCTGTTGAGATTGCAGTTGCTGATAATGGTCCTGGAATCAGCGATTCCCGAAAGAAGGAGCTTCTGGATACTACAAAACGTCGTCGGGGTGTTGGTTTGATGCTTGTTTCGCAGATGGTAAAAAAACATGATGGCAGTATGCGCATAGAGGATAGAGTACCTGGCAAAGTCTCTGAGGGTGCCAAATTTGTCCTGACATTGCCCCTCGCTCAAGACTAG